A single genomic interval of Macadamia integrifolia cultivar HAES 741 chromosome 6, SCU_Mint_v3, whole genome shotgun sequence harbors:
- the LOC122082100 gene encoding uncharacterized protein LOC122082100: MDLEEADWELSKEEATVDWMLLLEVEPVVNYATELQETAAIHALKQLSTRLPWLQIPSDGRRILQTDASDTHWGAVLLEENPDSTRTVCGYKSGSFKTSEAHYHSTFKEILAVRRGIEKFQFHLIGHRFLIELDMSSFP, encoded by the exons ATGGATCTTGAGGAGGCAGACTGGGAACTGTCAAAGGAAGAGGCTACTGTCGACTGGATGTTGCTGCTTGAGGTGGAGCCTGTTGTAAACTATGCAACTGAGCTTCAAGAAACCGCAG CTATTCATGCTTTGAAGCAGTTATCTACAAGACTTCCCTGGTTACAAATTCCTTCTGATGGTCGTAGGATTCTCCAAACAGATGCTAGTGATACACACTGGGGTGCAGTCCTCCTTGAAGAAAACCCTGATTCTACAAGAACAGTTTGTGGTTACAAGAGTGGCTCATTCAAAACCTCTGAAGCCCATTATCACTCCACATTtaaggaaattcttgcagtcaGACGAGGCATTGAGAAAttccagtttcatctcattggacacAGGTTCCTCATCGAACTGGACATGTCAAGCTTTCCCTGA